The proteins below come from a single Zea mays cultivar B73 chromosome 8, Zm-B73-REFERENCE-NAM-5.0, whole genome shotgun sequence genomic window:
- the LOC103636320 gene encoding protein LURP-one-related 11 yields MAKIQPLPAVSSPAPASNADEPSQVYTVWMKSLVFNGNGCTVYGADGGVAFRVDNYGCRGGREAFLMDRAGRTLVGIQRRSCFGMFRRWEAYRYSESESDGREETRTPWFAVRKARRGGRAAVTVHGSGGRSGAYAIVGGYSRKPDYRIIGSTDGAAVAAIARKQTPAGVVLGDDVLMLTVAPGTDRLLVLGLVVICGLMTRRL; encoded by the coding sequence ATGGCCAAGATCCAGCCTCTGCCTGCAGTCTCGTCGCCGGCGCCGGCCTCCAACGCGGACGAGCCGTCGCAGGTGTACACGGTGTGGATGAAGTCGCTGGTGTTCAACGGCAACGGCTGCACGGTGTATGGCGCGGACGGCGGCGTGGCGTTCCGCGTCGACAACTACGGCTGCAGGGGCGGGCGCGAGGCCTTCCTCATGGACCGCGCCGGCAGGACGCTCGTCGGGATCCAGAGGAGGAGCTGCTTCGGGATGTTCAGGAGATGGGAGGCCTACCGGTACTCCGAATCCGAGTCCGACGGCCGCGAGGAGACGAGGACGCCGTGGTTCGCGGTGCGCAAGGCGCGGCGGGGCGGTAGAGCTGCCGTGACGGTGCATGGCAGCGGCGGGAGGAGCGGGGCGTACGCGATCGTCGGCGGGTACTCGCGCAAGCCGGACTACAGAATCATCGGCAGCACTGACGGTGCTGCCGTGGCGGCGATCGCCAGGAAGCAGACGCCGGCCGGGGTGGTTCTGGGAGACGACGTCCTGATGCTGACGGTGGCGCCGGGGACGGACCGTCTCCTCGTGTTGGGCTTGGTCGTCATCTGTGGCCTCATGACCCGTCGCTTGTGA